A single window of Xiphophorus hellerii strain 12219 chromosome 12, Xiphophorus_hellerii-4.1, whole genome shotgun sequence DNA harbors:
- the klf9 gene encoding Krueppel-like factor 9: protein MSEVEVSVDCVPTCPLERTEDVFKDSQENGTLLMVAMILLDLKKCGPDAIGAGDSRCLGGAIDAGRQEKEKEERGSRRVSPVLKEPRNKAPRRTETPEKKHGCPFAGCGKMYGKSSHLKAHLRVHTGERPFKCTWPDCSKKFSRSDELTRHYRTHTGEKRFHCPLCEKCFMRSDHLTKHARRHAGFHPSMLQGSSVSKRRRCSTSMSSSDSGDQSPAGI from the exons ATGTCGGAGGTTGAGGTCTCTGTGGACTGCGTCCCCACTTGTCCTCTGGAGAGGACAGAGGACGTGTTTAAAGACAGCCAAGAAAACGGCACTTTACTGATGGTGGCGATGATTTTATTGGACTTAAAGAAATGCGGTCCAGACGCTATCGGCGCAGGAGACAGCAGATGTCTCGGCGGTGCCATCGACGCGGGAAGgcaggagaaagagaaagaggagcGGGGGAGCCGTCGGGTGTCCCCGGTTCTCAAAGAGCCCCGGAACAAGGCACCGAGGAGAACGGAGACCCCCGAGAAGAAGCACGGCTGCCCCTTTGCCGGCTGTGGGAAAATGTACGGGAAGTCGTCCCACCTGAAAGCCCACCTCAGGGTCCACACCG GGGAACGTCCCTTCAAATGCACCTGGCCAGACTGCAGTAAGAAGTTCTCCAGATCGGACGAGCTTACACGCCACTACCGCACGCACACGGGCGAGAAGCGCTTCCACTGTCCGCTGTGTGAAAAGTGCTTCATGAGGAGCGACCACCTGACCAAACACGCCCGGCGACACGCGGGCTTCCATCCCAGCATGCTGCAGGGCTCCAGCGTCTCCAAGAGACGGCGCTGCTCCACCTCCATGTCCTCCTCCGACTCTGGGGACCAAAGCCCTGCAGGAATCTGA
- the fam219ab gene encoding protein FAM219A produces MMEEIDRFQVPSAVQEAEMQSEMQPLDPASSTASEAESDTREGEAVTINYKPSPLQMKIEKQRDLARKGSLKNNNTVGSPVNQQPKKNNVMARTRLVVPNKGYSSLDQSPDEKPLVALDTDSDDDFDMSRYSSSGYSSAEQINQDLNIQLLKDGYRLDEIPDDEDLDLIPPKSVNPTCMCCQATSSTTCQIQ; encoded by the exons ATGATGGAGGAAATAGACAGATTCCAGGTACCGAGCGCGGTGCAGGAGGCAGAGATGCAGTCCGAGATGCAGCCGCTG GACCCGGCTTCTTCCACTGCCTCGGAGGCAGAGTCCGACACCAGAGAAGGAGAAGCTGTTACTATCAACTATAAGCCCTCACCCCTCCAGATGAAAATAG agaaacaaagagaCCTGGCCAGGAAGGGCTCATTAAAGAACAACAACACTGTAGGTAGTCCGGTTAACCAGCAGCCCAAGAAGAACAACGTCATGGCCAGAACACG GTTGGTAGTACCCAATAAAGGTTATTCATCTTTAGACCAGAGCCCAGACGAAAAGCCCCTGGTGGCCTTAGATACCGACAG TGACGATGATTTCGACATGTCTAGATACTCGTCGTCTGGATATTCTTCTGCAGAG CAAATCAATCAGGATCTGAACATCCAGCTGCTGAAAGACGGCTACCGCCTCGACGAGATCCCAGACGACGAGGACCTGGATCTGATCCCGCCCAAATCAGTCAACCCGACCTGCATGTGCTGCCAGGCGACCTCCTCCACGACCTGCCAAATCCAGTAA